In one Moritella sp. 5 genomic region, the following are encoded:
- a CDS encoding GyrI-like domain-containing protein, which translates to MNAVKHHERQIKKVCDFIDGNLDEEFSLEQLSAVAASSKYHFHRIFKSFMGISTIQYVLLSRLKRASFRLAFESECSVTDIAFEAHFESLEAFSRAFSRVFGQTPSQFRSQPEWRSWHSKYEYQPPITGESTMDVKVVDFDKREVALIEHKGSPQLVYATVAKFINWRKATGLSPVKTSETFGIPHSDPNDTPDKEFQFDICGSHQGNVPENNYGVKSGVIPSGRCAVAIHKGRHDSIGETMCGLYQKWLPDSGEELRDFPCFFRYLNFVHEVDECELLTEVYLPIK; encoded by the coding sequence ATGAATGCAGTGAAGCACCATGAACGACAGATAAAGAAAGTGTGTGATTTTATAGACGGAAACTTAGATGAAGAGTTCTCGCTTGAGCAGTTGAGTGCGGTAGCAGCCAGCTCTAAGTACCATTTTCACCGCATCTTTAAGTCGTTTATGGGAATCAGTACCATACAATATGTCCTGTTATCACGATTGAAGCGAGCTTCTTTCAGGTTAGCGTTTGAGTCAGAGTGCAGTGTTACTGACATTGCTTTTGAAGCGCACTTCGAAAGTCTTGAAGCCTTTTCTCGTGCGTTTTCTAGAGTTTTTGGACAAACGCCGTCCCAGTTTAGGAGTCAGCCAGAGTGGCGATCTTGGCACTCAAAATATGAATATCAACCACCCATAACAGGAGAAAGTACGATGGATGTAAAAGTCGTAGATTTCGATAAAAGAGAAGTAGCATTAATTGAGCACAAAGGTAGCCCTCAACTAGTCTATGCGACAGTTGCAAAGTTCATCAATTGGAGAAAAGCAACGGGGTTGTCTCCAGTAAAAACCAGTGAAACATTTGGTATTCCTCATTCTGATCCCAATGATACTCCTGATAAAGAGTTCCAGTTCGATATATGTGGTTCACATCAAGGCAATGTTCCAGAGAACAACTATGGTGTTAAATCTGGAGTAATCCCAAGTGGCAGATGTGCTGTTGCAATTCACAAAGGAAGACATGACTCTATTGGCGAAACCATGTGCGGCTTGTATCAAAAATGGTTGCCTGATAGCGGCGAAGAATTAAGAGATTTCCCTTGCTTCTTTCGCTATCTGAACTTTGTTCATGAAGTGGATGAGTGTGAGTTGTTGACGGAGGTCTATCTGCCCATAAAGTAG
- the rarD gene encoding EamA family transporter RarD, with protein sequence MASIMASCLFALLPLYVQFQPNWPETGVAGGAGHWLAGQRILWSSVIMLLGLIVVGRISLLWEQLKQWRLWPRFLLSACLIAPQFWIFIWAPLQGEILSVALGYFALPLILVAVGYFVYGEQLTRAQLLACSIAACGVVYAYVIADGISWIVFVIALGYPLYFMNRRRYPMASDLVFTLDNIFLLPVALLGMLYLQPFNDWLQIDVWSWAYYLGLAITGTLPMLLFLYASQMLPLSLFGLLTYLEPTLVFCVGLLLGERIELIQWPIYGAIMLALVLIAVDSYKRRG encoded by the coding sequence ATGGCTTCAATAATGGCTTCTTGTTTATTTGCATTACTGCCCTTGTATGTACAGTTCCAACCAAACTGGCCAGAAACAGGTGTTGCCGGAGGCGCTGGTCATTGGCTAGCCGGGCAAAGAATTTTGTGGAGCTCCGTCATTATGCTATTGGGTTTAATCGTAGTAGGGCGAATATCATTGTTGTGGGAACAATTAAAACAATGGCGGTTATGGCCTCGCTTTTTACTCTCTGCTTGTTTAATTGCGCCACAGTTTTGGATTTTTATCTGGGCGCCGCTACAGGGTGAAATACTGTCTGTGGCATTAGGCTATTTTGCGCTACCTCTGATCTTGGTTGCGGTTGGTTATTTTGTCTATGGTGAGCAATTAACCCGTGCACAGTTACTTGCATGCAGCATTGCTGCTTGTGGTGTTGTTTATGCCTATGTCATTGCTGATGGCATCTCTTGGATTGTGTTTGTTATTGCTTTAGGTTATCCGCTGTACTTTATGAATCGCCGACGTTACCCAATGGCGAGCGATCTGGTATTCACCTTAGACAACATTTTTTTACTGCCAGTTGCACTGCTTGGTATGCTTTATTTACAACCCTTTAATGATTGGCTACAAATCGACGTCTGGTCTTGGGCTTATTATTTAGGACTCGCGATTACAGGCACACTACCGATGCTATTATTTTTATACGCCTCACAAATGCTCCCACTTAGCCTGTTTGGTTTATTGACTTATTTAGAGCCGACATTAGTTTTTTGTGTCGGCTTATTACTTGGTGAGCGCATTGAACTAATCCAATGGCCAATCTATGGGGCTATTATGCTTGCCTTGGTATTAATTGCAGTAGATAGTTATAAACGACGCGGTTAG